A genomic window from Rutidosis leptorrhynchoides isolate AG116_Rl617_1_P2 unplaced genomic scaffold, CSIRO_AGI_Rlap_v1 contig118, whole genome shotgun sequence includes:
- the LOC139881146 gene encoding LOW QUALITY PROTEIN: chaperonin 60 subunit alpha 2, chloroplastic-like (The sequence of the model RefSeq protein was modified relative to this genomic sequence to represent the inferred CDS: inserted 1 base in 1 codon), whose translation MAKEHSSTSKGRSPEESTVIWALFPVQNLSGSRRVLGLWRNRQKVGNFVVRAGPKRVSFGKECREALQSGIDKLADAVSVTIGPRGRNVVLSESESLKVINDGVTIARAIELSDAIENAGAMLVQEVAGRMNDLAGDGTTTAIILARAMIKSGLLAVSFGANPISIRKGMDKTVKELVRILKEKSFPVRGSDHIKAVASISAGNDDFVGKIIADAIERIGHDGVISIESSSSSETFVVVEEGMKIDKGYMSPHFITNQDRSLVEFENAKVLVTDQKISDVKEMIPLLEKATQLSVPLLIIAEDISTQVLETLVVNKMEGLLNVAVVQCPGFGEGKKGVLQDIALLTGADFLSGELGLTLDGVTSDQLGIARKVTISSNSTIIVADPSTKAEIQARISQIKKDLAETDSAYHSRKLAERVAKLTGGVAVIKVGAHTEVELEDRKLRIEDAKQATFAAMDXGIVPGGGAAYIHLSEYISVIKSKMEDQEEQIGSDVVATALLAPAKAIATNAGADGDTVVEKTRTCGWEIGYNAMTGKYEDLLSVGVIDPCKVSRCALQSAVSIAGTVLTTQAILVEKTKKPKPPIPLVPGITP comes from the exons ATGGCTAAGGAGCATTCATcgacttctaaaggaagaagtccAGAGGAGTCGACTGT AATTTGGGCGCTGTTCCCTGTCCAGAATCTGAGTGGAAGCAGGAGGGTTTTGGGTCTATGGAGGAACCGGCAGAAAGTTGGGAACTTCGTGGTGAGAGCGGGTCCAAAGAGGGTATCTTTCGGCAAGGAATGCAGAGAGGCTCTTCAATCTGGGATTGATAAATTGGCTGATGCTGTCTCTGTTACCATCGGACCTAGAG GACGCAATGTTGTCCTCTCAGAGTCCGAATCTCTGAAAGTAATAAATGATGGTGTCACAATTGCCCGAGCAATAGAACTTTCAGATGCAATTGAGAATGCCGGGGCAATGTTAGTCCAAGAG GTAGCTGGCCGCATGAATGACTTGGCTGGTGATGGCACAACCACCGCGATTATCCTGGCTCGAGCAATGATTAAATCTGGGCTGTTGGCGGTTTCTTTTGGGGCTAATCCAATCTCTATAAGAAAAGGAATGGATAAGACTGTAAAGGAATTGGTCAGGATTTTGAAGGAAAAGAGCTTTCCTGTAAGAGGGAGTGATCATATCAAAG CTGTGGCATCAATATCTGCTGGCAACGATGACTTTGTTGGAAAGATAATTGCTGACGCTATAGAAAGGATTGGACATGATGGAGTAATCTCTATCGAGTCATCCTCATCTTCTGAAACCTTTGTTGTAGTTGAAGAAGGAATGAAG ATTGATAAGGGCTATATGTCGCCTCATTTCATTACAAACCAGGATAGATCTCTTGTGGAGTTTGAGAATGCCAAAGTCCTTGTAACTGATCAGAAGATTTCAGATGTCAAGGAAATGATTCCTTTGCTGGAGAAGGCAACTCAATTAAGTGTCCCCTTGCTAATCATTGCTGAGGATATCTCAACGCAAGTATTGGAAACACTTGTTGTGAACAAAATGGAAGGCTTGCTTAATGTAGCTGTTGTGCAATGTCCAGGATTTGGAGAAGGAAAGAAAGGTGTCCTGCAGGACATTGCTTTATTGACAG GTGCTGATTTTCTCTCTGGAGAATTGGGTCTAACTCTTGATGGTGTGACGTCTGATCAGCTTGGCATTGCTAGAAAAGTAACCATCAGCAGTAACTCAACAATCATTGTTGCCGATCCTTCTACTAAAGCTGAAATCCAGGCAAGGATTTCACAGATTAAGAAGGATTTAGCTGAAACTGACAGCGCATACCATTCCCGAAAGCTTGCAGAAAGAGTTGCCAAACTCACTGGTGGAGTTGCTGTAATTAAG GTAGGAGCGCACACTGAGGTGGAACTTGAAGACCGTAAACTTAGAATAGAGGATGCAAAGCAGGCTACATTTGCTGCGATGG GAGGAATAGTACCTGGTGGTGGTGCAGCTTATATACATCTTTCTGAGTATATTTCTGTGATAAAGAGCAAGATGGAAGATCAAGAGGAGCAGATTGGTTCTGATGTCGTAGCAACA GCACTCCTTGCTCCAGCAAAAGCCATTGCAACTAATGCAGGAGCAGATGGCGATACTGTAGTGGAGAAAACCCGAACATGTGGTTGGGAAATTGGTTACAATGCAATGACGGGCAAATATGAAGATCTTCTCAGTGTTGGAGTCATAGATCCATGCAAGGTTTCAAGGTGCGCACTACAAAGCGCAGTCTCCATTGCAGGGACAGTCTTGACAACCCAAGCAATATTGGTGGAGAAAACAAAGAAGCCCAAGCCACCCATTCCACTTGTGCCTGGAATAACACCTTAA
- the LOC139881147 gene encoding uncharacterized protein, which yields MSMSALSLRLAAYASRFQKGKLSVPPRKYDVFLSFRAGDARTCFADFLYKSLSATGLHVFRDDASNQQTGPEVLQAIRTCRIVIPIISQRYAQSKRCLRELTEIMDCRTKHGISVFPVLYKVNVADLGRQCGNLRKFEEALCEHEMQSRREEVQEWVEALCSLTRIRGWMSQAIANGHEGKLVKMVVAKVSSEVEMSWIERCSLFIESAIRYFLERKRRESKCQVFLSFRGADTRYNLAAFLYTSLVAEGIQVFNDDDPSLIGKDCVHEIRNAIDHCKISIPILSSNYASSPWCLKDLAQMAECKRTKGQMILPIFYKVDTSHVRDISHSFGKYMLRHKELVDEITYERWEQVLREIGCSKGWVSENIANGYVYFLHSPQNLNWTELLIPPRAYFNFIWVAIGRHEAVLVKEVVKEVSRLLDNPRAHDPLSPSTEY from the exons ATGAGTATGAGTGCCTTGTCTCTACGGCTAGCTGCATACGCCTCAAGATTCCAGAAGGGAAAACTGAGCGTGCCCCCTCGGAAGTACGACGTGTTCCTGAGCTTCAGGGCCGGAGATGCTCGCACCTGCTTCGCGGATTTCCTCTACAAAAGCCTATCAGCAACTGGGCTCCACGTGTTCAGAGACGACGCCAGCAATCAGCAGACTGGCCCAGAGGTTCTCCAGGCCATCAGGACTTGTAGGATCGTGATCCCCATCATCTCCCAACGCTATGCGCAGAGTAAACGGTGTCTCCGCGAGCTCACCGAGATTATGGATTGCCGCACAAAGCACGGCATATCAGTCTTCCCTGTATTATATAAAGTGAACGTTGCTGATTTAGGTCGCCAATGCGGTAACTTGCGTAAATTTGAAGAGGCTTTATGTGAACATGAGATGCAAAGCAGGCGAGAAGAAGTGCAAGAATGGGTGGAGGCCCTGTGTTCTCTAACGAGGATTAGAGGATGGATGTCACAGGCCATTGCTAATGG GCATGAAGGAAAGCTGGTGAAAATGGTTGTCGCAAAAGTTTCGAGTGAAGTAGAGATGAGCTGGATCGAACGGTGTTCCTTGTTCATAGAATCAG CGATTCGTTATTTTTTGGAGAGGAAAAGAAGAGAAAGTAAATGCCAAGTCTTCTTGAGCTTCCGTGGTGCTGATACTCGATATAACCTTGCTGCTTTCCTCTACACTAGTCTTGTGGCAGAAGGAATCCAAGTTTTTAATGATGACGATCCGTCCCTTATAGGTAAAGATTGTGTTCATGAGATACGTAATGCTATCGACCATTGCAAAATATCCATTCCAATTCTCTCAAGCAATTATGCATCCTCCCCATGGTGTCTTAAGGACTTGGCTCAAATGGCCGAATGCAAGAGGACAAAAGGGCAAATGATATTGCCCATCTTTTATAAGGTGGACACGTCGCATGTGCGAGACATATCACATTCGTTTGGAAAGTACATGCTTAGACATAAGGAGCTGGTCGATGAAATTACTTATGAGCGGTGGGAGCAAGTTCTTAGGGAGATTGGGTGCTCCAAAGGATGGGTGTCAGAGAATATTGCCAATGGGTACGTTTACTTTCTTCATTCTCCCCAAAACCTTAACTGGACAGAACTACTTATACCTCCTAGAGCGTATTTCAATTTTATTTGGGTGGCAATTGGCAGGCATGAAGCGGTACTTGTCAAAGAGGTGGTGAAGGAGGTTTCGAGGTTGTTGGACAATCCCCGAGCACATGATCCCCTGTCCCCATCTACTGAATATTGA